A stretch of Clostridium formicaceticum DNA encodes these proteins:
- a CDS encoding HD-GYP domain-containing protein: MRIIDLVKATEDHALAIPLFNDQGKILLSKGVKLKPFLVSKLLEMGYTRVYISDEYSEVEIEDIIKPHVRQKAIGHIRKLASIAKEDNGSKEKQEAFNTDLTMAKATISTIVEEIFSKKDIVIDLLDLKTVEGYVYEHSINVMIHSLVLGSSLGLTMLDLEKLALAAALHDIGLMFVPDSILKKQGPLTPDEMQQVKAHTTKGYEFLKTKTDLSPIIRIASLQHHKRYNDTGYPDLVSYEETHLFSKIIGVADTFDAMTSDRPYRKALPVAEVLEYIMGSGGTLFHPTITKAFILHINPYPINTLVKLNDGSIGVVIKVNGRFYSRPVIRLVMDQHQKKISKTVDLLENHTLVIQNTVSTI; this comes from the coding sequence ATGAGAATCATTGACTTAGTTAAGGCTACAGAAGATCATGCCTTGGCTATTCCCCTTTTTAATGATCAAGGAAAAATATTATTATCTAAGGGTGTTAAATTAAAGCCTTTTCTAGTATCGAAATTATTAGAGATGGGCTATACTAGAGTCTATATAAGCGACGAATACAGTGAAGTGGAGATTGAAGATATTATCAAACCTCACGTACGCCAAAAAGCTATTGGCCATATCCGCAAGTTAGCCTCTATCGCAAAAGAGGATAACGGCTCTAAAGAAAAGCAAGAGGCTTTTAACACAGATTTAACAATGGCCAAAGCTACTATTTCCACCATCGTCGAGGAAATTTTTTCTAAAAAAGATATCGTGATTGATTTGTTGGATTTAAAAACCGTAGAAGGTTACGTTTATGAACACTCTATCAATGTAATGATTCACTCTCTCGTTTTAGGCAGCAGTCTTGGTTTAACTATGCTGGATTTAGAAAAGCTAGCTTTGGCCGCAGCCCTCCATGATATTGGCTTGATGTTTGTTCCAGACAGCATCTTAAAAAAACAAGGTCCCTTAACCCCTGATGAAATGCAACAAGTAAAAGCCCACACCACCAAAGGCTATGAATTTTTAAAAACAAAAACAGATTTAAGTCCTATCATCCGTATCGCTTCTCTTCAGCACCATAAACGCTATAATGATACTGGATATCCTGACTTAGTATCCTATGAAGAAACTCACTTGTTTTCAAAAATCATAGGGGTAGCAGATACCTTTGATGCCATGACCTCTGACCGTCCTTACCGAAAAGCCCTACCGGTGGCAGAGGTACTGGAGTATATTATGGGAAGTGGTGGTACATTGTTTCATCCTACCATCACCAAAGCCTTTATTTTGCATATCAACCCTTATCCTATCAATACCCTAGTAAAGTTAAATGATGGCAGCATTGGGGTAGTCATTAAAGTAAACGGCCGCTTTTATTCAAGGCCAGTGATACGATTGGTCATGGATCAACATCAAAAGAAGATTAGTAAAACCGTCGATCTATTAGAAAATCATACGCTAGTGATTCAAAATACCGTAAGTACTATTTAA
- a CDS encoding spore germination protein, translating to MSKKSINEKKYKDRLQEIREKLGENYDAIFREILTDQGPIQIIFLDSISDSTYISEYIISPIVAQEKISHDIEIIKNKVLTANNVGDVKDMDAILLHILSGDIIVLFSFIEAVIYCSARQYSSRAIEEPPSEVVIKGPREGLTENITENMSLIRKKIRNRDLKFERIIIGEESNTTVLLVYIEGKAPQHLVAYIKRRLKNLNNRFLFEVNFIEEELKCKKTPFDTIGYTEKPDVVASKISEGRVAILANSSPFALTAPHFFLEEIHMADDYYLNKYPQNYFRIIRWVALLISLLLPGLYLALTTYHFSLIPSIFVFRLAVLRAGVPFPTFIEVVIMMFFFQLLREAGIRLPQAIGPAISIVGALILGDAAIRSGMASEITVLVVALSAISLFLIPKLYGAVSIWTNIIMIFSALLGLPGFFIGFIVFCTHIASLDSCDYPYLYPLGTLKNLNFKDTFIRDDLKKISKNIVKGDEQE from the coding sequence ATGAGCAAAAAATCGATCAATGAAAAAAAATATAAAGATAGGCTCCAAGAAATTCGAGAAAAACTAGGAGAAAACTATGATGCTATTTTTAGGGAGATTCTTACGGATCAGGGGCCGATACAAATCATCTTTTTAGACAGTATAAGTGATAGTACCTATATTAGTGAATACATTATTTCACCAATAGTGGCACAAGAAAAAATAAGTCATGATATAGAAATAATAAAAAACAAGGTGTTAACAGCCAACAATGTAGGCGATGTGAAGGATATGGATGCAATTTTATTGCATATCTTATCAGGGGATATCATCGTGCTTTTTAGTTTTATTGAAGCTGTGATTTATTGTTCAGCAAGGCAATACAGTTCAAGGGCTATTGAAGAACCTCCCAGTGAAGTCGTCATCAAAGGGCCAAGGGAAGGGCTTACAGAAAATATTACTGAAAATATGTCTTTGATTAGAAAAAAAATTCGCAATAGGGATTTAAAATTTGAAAGAATCATTATAGGAGAAGAGAGTAATACAACCGTTCTCTTAGTTTATATCGAGGGTAAAGCACCACAGCATCTTGTAGCCTACATCAAAAGACGGTTAAAAAATCTAAACAATCGGTTTTTGTTTGAAGTTAATTTCATTGAAGAAGAATTAAAGTGCAAAAAAACACCTTTTGATACTATTGGCTATACAGAAAAACCAGATGTTGTGGCATCGAAGATATCGGAGGGAAGAGTGGCTATTCTAGCAAATAGTAGTCCCTTTGCCTTGACGGCACCCCACTTCTTTTTGGAAGAGATACACATGGCAGATGATTATTATTTAAATAAATATCCTCAAAATTACTTTAGGATCATCAGATGGGTGGCTTTATTAATTTCCTTATTATTGCCAGGATTATACTTGGCACTTACCACCTATCACTTTAGTTTGATACCATCCATTTTTGTTTTCCGCCTGGCGGTCTTAAGGGCTGGTGTGCCTTTTCCTACTTTTATAGAGGTAGTAATTATGATGTTTTTCTTTCAACTGCTGAGGGAGGCTGGTATTCGATTACCCCAGGCCATAGGACCCGCCATCAGTATCGTTGGGGCTTTGATTTTGGGGGATGCTGCTATACGCTCTGGTATGGCATCAGAAATCACTGTATTGGTGGTGGCTTTGTCGGCGATCTCCTTATTCTTAATCCCTAAGCTTTATGGGGCTGTCAGCATATGGACCAACATTATTATGATCTTTTCTGCTTTACTAGGTTTGCCGGGATTTTTTATTGGCTTTATTGTTTTCTGCACCCATATAGCCAGCCTGGATAGCTGCGATTATCCCTATCTTTATCCCTTAGGTACCTTGAAGAATCTTAACTTTAAGGATACTTTTATTCGTGATGATTTGAAGAAGATCTCCAAGAATATAGTAAAAGGGGATGAGCAGGAATGA
- a CDS encoding helix-turn-helix domain-containing protein produces the protein MLNGFKIREMRVKKGYTTMDVSRITHISKSYIEELERGDKKNPSFNKVVSIAMALGIRIDDLVVKF, from the coding sequence ATGCTAAATGGATTCAAAATAAGAGAGATGAGAGTGAAAAAAGGCTATACCACAATGGACGTATCGAGAATCACACATATCTCTAAGAGTTATATTGAAGAATTAGAAAGGGGTGACAAAAAGAATCCTTCCTTTAATAAAGTAGTATCAATAGCTATGGCGTTAGGCATACGGATAGACGATCTTGTAGTAAAATTCTAA
- a CDS encoding GerAB/ArcD/ProY family transporter produces MDKFTSKHLGIFIVATTVVSLKTYPTVYTRNGMRESWIAMILASILILLYLIYIIKICKNHNNYNLYQIYCTALGKGLGKFFIVLFLFSLFITLIEAAAVEANAMHTNMLVETPVWYFLIFFIFPTLYTVKKGLVPIIIVTLIGIALVTISGINLAILTAKEKHIAYLLPIFEQGLTKGFLLCILQILGLYGSVTIVFPYLTEIKDNRKLLKYSALGLLFVIQMQLVSLTGLIQTFDIEIINEMVYPNLLQTQLVTYFRYLEAGELFVMLQVIGGWYLKYVITFYALLIILEDMGIRKKWVPYFITVVVGLCAYLTANNLFVLFRLLDYYTYFSLVSFVIIPVFIFTVFDAKKRRHKSCLLL; encoded by the coding sequence TTGGATAAGTTCACCTCGAAGCACCTTGGCATCTTTATTGTAGCCACCACCGTGGTTTCCTTAAAGACCTATCCAACCGTCTATACCCGAAATGGTATGAGGGAAAGTTGGATTGCTATGATCCTTGCGTCTATTTTGATTTTGCTTTATTTAATCTATATCATCAAAATCTGCAAAAATCATAACAACTATAACCTATATCAAATCTATTGCACTGCTTTAGGCAAAGGCTTAGGTAAGTTCTTCATTGTTTTATTTTTATTTTCATTGTTTATCACCCTAATAGAAGCAGCTGCAGTGGAAGCCAACGCTATGCATACCAACATGCTGGTAGAAACTCCTGTTTGGTATTTTTTAATATTTTTCATTTTTCCAACCCTTTATACAGTAAAAAAAGGCCTTGTTCCCATCATCATCGTTACCTTAATCGGTATTGCCCTTGTAACGATATCAGGGATTAACCTGGCCATTTTGACAGCAAAAGAAAAACATATCGCTTACTTACTGCCGATATTTGAACAGGGCCTCACTAAAGGTTTTTTATTATGCATATTGCAAATTCTTGGTCTTTATGGATCTGTTACCATCGTTTTCCCCTATTTAACAGAAATTAAAGATAATAGGAAATTATTAAAATACAGCGCCCTAGGCCTTTTGTTTGTTATTCAGATGCAGCTTGTCTCTTTAACTGGTTTGATCCAAACCTTTGACATTGAGATTATCAACGAAATGGTTTATCCCAATCTATTACAAACCCAATTGGTAACTTATTTTCGTTACTTAGAGGCTGGAGAACTGTTTGTTATGTTGCAAGTGATCGGCGGATGGTATCTAAAATATGTTATCACCTTTTATGCCCTTTTAATTATATTAGAAGATATGGGAATCAGAAAAAAGTGGGTACCTTATTTCATTACAGTTGTCGTTGGCCTCTGCGCTTATCTGACTGCCAATAATTTGTTTGTGCTTTTCAGATTATTAGACTATTATACCTATTTTTCCTTAGTCAGTTTTGTTATCATCCCCGTCTTCATCTTCACAGTGTTTGATGCAAAAAAAAGAAGGCATAAATCATGCCTTCTCTTATAA
- a CDS encoding HD-GYP domain-containing protein, protein MRYIPIEYAREGDFLAQPLFNEQGLILLSKGVKLTEGLIGKIKKQGYYSLYILDNISDQEVQDVIKPEIRQKAAAVMRKVIHAMPTDGKMSSDKIKATSESMKELTALMEVIVDEVFTQKDLVMNLVDIRNIDNYTYAHSVNVMLHALLLGISVALNRNELYDLSIGATVHDIGKVFVPESILKKPGALTGEEFQIMQQHTTKGFNFLREYTSFSATARIVSLQHQERIDGSGYPANLKDKDIHFYSKITAIADVYDALTSDRHYRRALPAKEAIEYIMGASGRFFDKKLVKSFILKVNPYPIGTLVRLSNGYEGVVEEVNEHAYFRPVVKIVTEGGKKVAPWLCNLLKEYALVIEETIYKLSG, encoded by the coding sequence ATGAGATACATACCTATTGAATATGCTAGAGAAGGGGATTTTTTAGCCCAACCTCTATTTAACGAACAAGGATTAATTCTTTTGTCAAAAGGTGTGAAACTAACAGAAGGATTAATTGGTAAGATAAAGAAACAAGGCTACTATTCCCTTTATATATTGGACAATATCAGCGATCAAGAAGTTCAAGACGTCATAAAACCAGAAATTAGGCAAAAAGCTGCTGCTGTCATGAGGAAAGTCATTCATGCAATGCCTACAGATGGAAAAATGTCTTCTGATAAAATAAAGGCAACAAGTGAAAGTATGAAGGAGCTGACGGCATTGATGGAGGTAATTGTAGATGAGGTATTTACGCAAAAAGACTTAGTGATGAATCTTGTGGATATAAGAAACATTGATAACTACACTTACGCCCACTCTGTCAATGTCATGCTTCATGCCCTGCTTTTAGGAATAAGCGTTGCCTTAAATCGTAATGAACTTTATGACCTGTCTATTGGGGCTACTGTACACGACATAGGCAAGGTTTTTGTACCAGAAAGTATTTTAAAAAAACCTGGCGCCTTAACGGGTGAGGAATTTCAAATAATGCAACAGCATACGACAAAGGGCTTCAACTTCTTAAGGGAGTATACAAGTTTTTCTGCCACGGCTCGTATTGTTAGTTTGCAACATCAAGAGAGGATTGATGGTAGTGGTTACCCAGCAAACTTAAAGGACAAGGATATACACTTTTATTCGAAGATCACAGCGATAGCGGATGTTTATGATGCCTTAACCTCTGATAGGCATTACCGCCGCGCGCTTCCAGCAAAGGAAGCTATAGAGTATATTATGGGGGCAAGCGGAAGATTTTTCGACAAAAAATTGGTAAAGTCTTTTATTTTGAAAGTAAATCCTTATCCTATAGGAACTTTAGTGAGACTTAGCAATGGTTATGAGGGGGTTGTAGAAGAGGTAAATGAGCATGCTTATTTCAGACCTGTGGTAAAGATCGTCACAGAGGGCGGAAAAAAAGTAGCACCGTGGTTATGCAATCTCTTGAAAGAATATGCTTTGGTGATTGAAGAGACGATTTATAAATTGAGTGGATGA
- the spoIIR gene encoding stage II sporulation protein R, which yields MYKKYIIGILMIGVIGLGLFQSIKEEEAFRLERKGENLIRFHVLANSDDPEDQLLKLRVRDEVIEAMAEELEGSSGIAESREIILNNLEKMEVVAEKKIFEEGKDYKVTAMLVEDTFPTKRYGGVVFPAGKYEALKIVIGEGAGENWWCVMFPPLCFVDVKNGLTDERTQRELKNTLSEEEYRLYYSAANKEEVPLQLRSKLVEVFRSSKNQLNRFASIF from the coding sequence ATGTATAAAAAATATATCATAGGAATACTGATGATAGGCGTCATAGGGTTGGGACTATTTCAAAGCATCAAGGAGGAAGAGGCTTTTCGACTGGAGAGGAAGGGAGAAAACTTGATAAGGTTTCATGTTTTGGCCAATAGCGATGATCCTGAGGATCAACTTTTAAAGCTGAGGGTCAGGGATGAGGTCATTGAAGCGATGGCAGAGGAGCTTGAGGGCTCCAGCGGCATAGCAGAGAGCAGAGAGATTATATTAAATAATTTAGAGAAGATGGAAGTCGTGGCAGAAAAGAAGATTTTTGAAGAGGGAAAAGACTACAAAGTAACAGCCATGCTGGTGGAGGATACCTTTCCTACAAAGCGCTATGGTGGGGTGGTGTTTCCTGCTGGAAAATATGAAGCGCTTAAAATCGTCATTGGAGAAGGTGCGGGAGAAAATTGGTGGTGTGTCATGTTTCCTCCCTTATGCTTTGTAGATGTAAAAAATGGTTTGACGGATGAAAGGACACAAAGAGAATTAAAAAACACACTGTCAGAAGAGGAGTATAGATTGTATTATTCAGCAGCGAATAAGGAAGAGGTGCCATTACAGTTGCGTTCCAAACTGGTAGAAGTATTTCGATCATCTAAAAATCAGTTAAATCGTTTTGCTTCTATATTTTAA
- a CDS encoding iron-containing alcohol dehydrogenase, with protein MSQVYSYFMPNVNLMGPGAVQEVGEQAKALGAKKPLIVTDVMLNKMGMADEVKAIVEAAGLEVVVFDGAEPNPTDKNVHDGYDMYKANGCDMIISLGGGSPHDCAKGVGLVASNGGNIRDYEGVNKSTNPFVPFIAINTTAGTASEMTRFCIITDTDRHIKMAIVDWRVTPSVSINDPLMMMKKPPALTAATGMDALTHSVEAYVSTIATPVTDSAALMSIKLISENLRNAVANGQNFKARENMAYAQFLGGMAFNNASLGYVHAMAHQLGGFYNLPHGVCNAILLPHVEQFNLISNPQRFADIAVALGENIEGLSVREAADKAIAAIKKLSADVGIPAGLTELGVKEEDLKVMAENAMKDACGFTNPRVPTLDDVIQIFKNAM; from the coding sequence ATGAGTCAAGTGTACAGCTATTTTATGCCAAACGTTAACCTAATGGGACCAGGTGCAGTTCAAGAGGTTGGAGAGCAAGCGAAAGCATTAGGAGCAAAAAAACCATTAATCGTTACTGATGTTATGCTTAACAAAATGGGTATGGCTGATGAAGTAAAAGCTATCGTAGAAGCAGCTGGATTGGAAGTTGTTGTATTTGATGGCGCTGAGCCAAATCCAACAGATAAAAACGTACATGATGGATATGATATGTATAAAGCAAATGGTTGTGACATGATTATCTCTTTAGGTGGAGGTTCTCCTCATGACTGTGCTAAAGGTGTTGGTCTTGTAGCATCAAATGGTGGAAACATTAGAGATTATGAAGGTGTTAACAAATCAACAAATCCTTTTGTTCCATTTATCGCTATCAACACTACAGCTGGTACAGCTAGTGAAATGACACGTTTCTGTATTATCACTGATACAGACAGACATATTAAAATGGCAATCGTTGACTGGAGAGTAACTCCAAGCGTATCTATCAATGACCCATTAATGATGATGAAGAAACCACCAGCCTTAACAGCTGCAACAGGTATGGATGCTTTAACTCACTCTGTAGAAGCTTATGTTTCAACAATTGCTACACCAGTAACTGACTCAGCTGCTCTTATGTCAATCAAGTTAATCTCTGAAAACTTAAGAAACGCTGTTGCTAATGGTCAAAACTTCAAGGCAAGAGAAAACATGGCTTATGCTCAGTTCCTAGGCGGTATGGCATTTAACAACGCTAGTTTAGGTTATGTTCATGCTATGGCTCACCAATTAGGTGGATTCTACAACCTTCCTCATGGTGTTTGTAATGCGATCTTATTACCACACGTAGAGCAATTCAACTTAATCAGTAATCCACAGCGTTTTGCTGATATCGCTGTTGCATTAGGCGAAAATATCGAAGGATTATCTGTAAGAGAAGCTGCTGATAAAGCTATTGCAGCTATCAAGAAGTTATCTGCAGACGTTGGTATTCCAGCTGGCTTAACTGAGCTAGGTGTTAAGGAAGAAGATCTAAAGGTTATGGCAGAAAACGCTATGAAGGATGCTTGTGGTTTCACTAACCCAAGAGTACCTACTTTAGATGACGTTATCCAAATCTTTAAAAACGCTATGTAA
- a CDS encoding DUF1934 domain-containing protein, with the protein MKETRMIRVMGIQKDKKGEENKIELVTEGTFYDKKESLYIVYEESEISGMEGATTTLKIEGKNKVSMKRFGSSDLQLVFEKGKSFISQYNTQYGNFEMEIFTKKLDVDLQDNRRKGDIEIHYDLWIGGLADTTNQLKIQLI; encoded by the coding sequence ATGAAAGAAACAAGGATGATTCGAGTAATGGGGATTCAAAAAGATAAAAAAGGTGAGGAAAATAAAATAGAATTAGTAACAGAAGGAACTTTCTATGATAAAAAAGAAAGTTTATATATTGTTTATGAAGAGTCGGAGATTTCTGGAATGGAGGGTGCTACTACCACATTAAAGATTGAAGGAAAAAATAAGGTATCCATGAAGCGTTTTGGCAGCTCGGATTTACAGTTGGTTTTTGAAAAGGGGAAAAGTTTTATCTCTCAATACAATACCCAATACGGCAACTTTGAAATGGAAATCTTCACGAAAAAATTAGATGTTGATTTACAGGATAATAGAAGAAAAGGAGATATTGAAATTCATTATGATTTATGGATTGGAGGGTTGGCGGACACCACAAATCAACTAAAGATTCAGTTGATTTAA
- a CDS encoding THUMP domain-containing class I SAM-dependent RNA methyltransferase — MKKIELIATAAFGLEAVVAREVKALGYEDVKVENGRVSFMADEMAIARCNLWLRTADRVLLKVGEFKAVSFEELFERTKALPWGEWIPEEGIFPVEGKSISSQLASVPDCQAIVKKAVVESLKKKYKTTWFKEEKGQYTIEIALLKDIATLTIDTSGAGLHKRGYRRLSNKAPLKETLAAALILLSYWNPDRVLIDPFCGSGTIPIEAALIGKNIAPGMNRSFAAEEWEAISKNTWREARKETHDLANYDRAVRIYGSDIDGEVLSLARYHIGEAFLEEDVHIQKLDVKELRSRFQYGCIICNPPYGERLGERREVEKLYKTMGEVFQGLDTWSHYIITSHPEFEKFYGKKADKKRKLYNGRIQCNYYQYYGPRPPKSND; from the coding sequence GTGAAAAAAATAGAATTAATTGCTACAGCTGCTTTTGGATTAGAGGCAGTGGTAGCTAGGGAAGTAAAAGCTTTAGGTTATGAGGATGTTAAAGTAGAAAACGGAAGGGTTTCTTTTATGGCGGACGAGATGGCAATCGCTAGATGTAATTTATGGTTAAGGACAGCTGATAGGGTGCTGTTAAAGGTAGGGGAATTTAAAGCTGTAAGCTTTGAAGAGTTATTTGAAAGGACAAAGGCTCTGCCTTGGGGAGAATGGATTCCAGAAGAAGGTATTTTCCCTGTAGAGGGGAAATCAATTAGTTCTCAGCTAGCCAGTGTTCCTGATTGTCAAGCCATTGTTAAAAAAGCTGTGGTGGAAAGCTTAAAGAAAAAATATAAAACCACATGGTTTAAAGAGGAGAAGGGTCAATATACCATAGAAATAGCTCTTTTAAAGGATATTGCAACCTTAACCATCGATACCAGCGGAGCAGGTTTACATAAAAGAGGGTATAGAAGGCTTTCGAATAAAGCGCCCCTCAAGGAAACTTTAGCGGCGGCATTGATTTTGTTGAGCTATTGGAATCCAGATAGGGTACTTATTGATCCTTTTTGCGGTTCTGGTACCATACCAATAGAGGCAGCATTAATAGGAAAAAATATAGCGCCGGGAATGAACAGAAGTTTTGCAGCAGAGGAGTGGGAAGCAATCTCTAAAAATACATGGCGGGAAGCTAGAAAAGAAACCCATGACTTAGCAAATTATGATAGAGCAGTGAGGATCTATGGTTCCGATATAGATGGAGAAGTGTTAAGTTTAGCAAGATATCATATAGGGGAGGCTTTTTTAGAGGAAGATGTTCATATTCAGAAGCTAGATGTGAAGGAGTTAAGATCAAGATTTCAGTATGGATGTATTATTTGTAATCCTCCTTATGGGGAAAGGTTAGGGGAGAGAAGAGAGGTAGAAAAACTATATAAAACCATGGGAGAAGTATTTCAAGGATTAGATACATGGTCGCATTACATCATCACTTCTCATCCTGAATTTGAAAAATTTTATGGTAAAAAAGCAGATAAAAAAAGAAAACTTTATAATGGGCGAATTCAGTGTAATTATTATCAGTATTACGGCCCAAGACCGCCTAAAAGTAACGATTAG
- a CDS encoding Ger(x)C family spore germination protein, translating into MKKVYVILLLTAGLLLKGCYNYNDINRMLFPTALLIDVDDEGNYIVSLEIFHAYRSNQDNTEQGQRILYQRQGRTFLDAISDFELIGAHPFNYTQNKVIIFTEKAAEVGLEGVIDYLHRHQEFLLRPYVMVYYGEPEKLLNVPLKQNEYLGLYLFDLLDRPLSRLTIEHRKLYELLNNRRMGINAALLTAIKMDEGHLEDKVRKDGAAVFHNDKLVGKLDVEDMVAIAFMNDKVRRGYIDVPYPESTEKFISLEIVKSNTITDILYEEGKVYLRQTINVKTVIAGSEEPLILDEAMVKAIQGNGEVVIQEKCHRLFNAYKKKGIDIFQVQEIFKRKYPRIDIDNVIEVAELEIQVNHHLQGSTNILDFKR; encoded by the coding sequence ATGAAAAAAGTTTATGTAATTTTGCTTCTGACGGCTGGTTTGCTGTTAAAGGGTTGCTATAATTACAATGATATCAACAGGATGTTGTTTCCCACTGCCCTCCTGATTGATGTGGATGATGAAGGAAATTATATAGTAAGTTTGGAGATTTTTCATGCCTACCGCAGCAATCAGGACAATACAGAGCAGGGACAAAGGATTTTGTACCAGCGGCAGGGGAGGACTTTTTTGGATGCCATATCGGATTTTGAGCTAATTGGTGCGCATCCCTTCAACTATACCCAGAATAAAGTTATTATCTTCACTGAAAAAGCAGCGGAGGTGGGACTAGAGGGTGTGATTGATTACCTTCATAGGCATCAAGAATTTTTGTTGAGGCCCTATGTGATGGTGTATTATGGAGAACCTGAAAAGCTCCTGAATGTTCCTTTGAAGCAAAATGAATACTTAGGACTCTATTTGTTTGATCTATTGGACCGTCCTCTTTCAAGATTGACGATAGAGCATCGTAAACTATATGAGCTATTAAATAATCGACGGATGGGAATAAATGCAGCCCTCCTTACTGCCATAAAAATGGACGAAGGCCATCTAGAGGATAAGGTAAGGAAGGATGGGGCAGCTGTTTTTCACAATGACAAGTTGGTAGGCAAACTAGATGTGGAGGATATGGTAGCGATAGCTTTTATGAATGATAAAGTGCGAAGGGGCTATATAGATGTCCCTTATCCTGAATCTACAGAGAAATTTATCAGTCTTGAAATTGTAAAAAGCAATACCATCACCGATATTCTTTATGAAGAGGGTAAGGTTTATCTAAGACAAACCATAAATGTTAAAACCGTAATTGCAGGCTCAGAAGAACCTTTGATCTTGGACGAGGCTATGGTGAAGGCAATACAGGGTAATGGGGAAGTGGTGATTCAGGAAAAGTGTCATAGGCTATTTAATGCGTATAAGAAAAAAGGAATAGACATATTTCAGGTACAGGAAATATTTAAAAGAAAATATCCTAGGATTGATATAGATAACGTGATAGAGGTGGCAGAATTGGAAATTCAAGTGAATCATCATCTGCAGGGCAGTACGAATATTCTTGATTTCAAGAGATAA
- a CDS encoding P1 family peptidase, producing the protein MKEVLFTDIEGIKVGHEQNFQAATGCTVILCEEGAVGGVDVRGGAPGTRETELLNPVNLVDKLHAVLLAGGSAFGLDAAAGVMAYLEEKKVGFDVGVTTVPIVAAAVLFDLMIGDYSIRPDKEMGYKACKNASNQPSPQGTIGAGTGATVGKFLGPNHAMKGGIGSYCLKTGDLMVGALVAVNCFGDVINPSTGTTIAGALSHDQHTFADTEKMMLQQYNSDKNLFTGNTTIGVIATNGKLTKAGANKVASMAHNGYARSIRPAHTMVDGDTIFTVATGSVEADINVIGLLAAKVMEEAVVRAVKHATSLGGIRCYNDIIK; encoded by the coding sequence TTGAAAGAAGTCTTGTTTACCGACATAGAAGGAATTAAAGTGGGTCACGAACAAAATTTCCAAGCAGCTACAGGCTGTACTGTTATTCTCTGTGAAGAGGGAGCTGTTGGTGGGGTAGATGTGCGGGGTGGTGCTCCTGGCACCCGAGAAACGGAGCTTTTAAACCCCGTAAACCTAGTAGATAAGCTTCATGCCGTTCTATTAGCAGGGGGAAGCGCTTTTGGATTAGATGCAGCAGCAGGGGTGATGGCCTATTTAGAAGAAAAAAAAGTAGGCTTTGACGTAGGTGTCACCACTGTTCCTATTGTAGCTGCGGCAGTATTGTTTGATTTAATGATTGGAGATTATAGCATCCGCCCAGATAAAGAGATGGGTTATAAAGCTTGCAAAAATGCCAGCAATCAACCATCTCCTCAAGGAACCATTGGAGCAGGAACAGGAGCAACCGTTGGAAAGTTTTTAGGACCAAATCACGCCATGAAGGGAGGCATCGGCAGCTACTGCCTCAAAACAGGAGACTTAATGGTAGGGGCTTTGGTGGCGGTAAATTGTTTTGGGGATGTAATAAATCCTAGCACGGGAACAACGATTGCTGGTGCACTATCTCATGATCAACATACCTTTGCCGATACAGAGAAAATGATGCTTCAACAGTATAACAGTGATAAAAATTTATTTACAGGCAATACCACGATAGGTGTTATTGCAACGAATGGAAAGCTTACAAAAGCAGGCGCCAACAAAGTTGCTTCCATGGCCCACAATGGTTATGCTAGAAGCATCCGTCCTGCTCATACCATGGTAGACGGTGATACGATTTTTACAGTAGCCACTGGCAGTGTTGAAGCTGATATCAATGTTATTGGCTTGTTGGCGGCTAAAGTGATGGAAGAAGCAGTGGTCAGGGCAGTAAAACATGCTACTTCTCTAGGTGGCATCAGGTGCTACAATGATATCATCAAATAA